GCCTCGCCTCCCGCCTGTTTTTCTGGACCGTCATCAGCTTCGTTCTCATCCTTGGCTTCAGTTTCTGTTTCAGATTCGTCCACTTGCGTGGTTTCAGTGTCGTCTTTTGGATTTGACTCAGGAATTGGTTCATGTGTTGAGTACGATTCGGTTTCGATAATGGCGTCTCTTTCAGTTTGTGGTTCTTCTTCAGATTCTGAATGATTTTCGACTCCAGGTTCTGTATAAGAATGGGCTTCAGATGTTTCTTCTGGCACTGCTTCAATTTCTGACTGGGAGGCGTCAGGTAGTATTTCAGGATCTGAATGGTTGGTTTCAGATAGTTCTTCGAGTTCTGAGTGATTGGTTTCAAGTAGTGCTTTAGGTTCTGAATGGTTGGTTTCATGAAGTGATTCATGCTCCGAATGGCTGATTTCAGGTTCTGAATGGTTGGCTTCAGGTTGTGTTTCATGTTCTGAATGGCTGGCCTCACGTTCTGAATGGTTGACTTTACGTAATACTTCACGTTCTGAATAGCTGGCTTCAGGTAGTGCTTCAATTTCTGAATGTCTAGCTTCAGAAAGTCTGTCATGGTCTTCAGGAAGTGCTTCAAGCTTTAGATGACTGGCTTCAGGTAGAGCTTCAGATTCTGAATGGCTGGCTTCAGGAGGTGATTCAAGATCTGTATGGCTAGTTTCATGCGGTGTTCCGGGCTCCGAATGATTGGTTTCAGGAAGTTTTTCAGGTTCTAAATAAGGATTAAGTTCAGATAATTCTTCAAGCTCTGAATGAGGCTTGACTTCAAGTTCTATATTAGGTTCGGATTCAAGTACTTCGTGTGTATGAGCTTGTGGTTCTATATGATATTCAGCACCAGATGCTGCTAGAACTTTGGCGTTACGTTCGTCAAGTTCAACCTCAAGTTCTGCCTCGGGATTAGTTTCAGGCTTAATGTCGGGTCCATTTTCCGGATCTAAATCAGATGAGACTCCAGATCCATTATGGGATTCAGTTTCGTGGTCAGCTTCCAGTTCTGGGTAGGATTGAACTTGCAGTTCTGCATGAAGTTCTGCTTCAGGATCTGCATGAAGTTCTGCTTCAGGATCTGCATGAAGTTCTGCTTCAGGATCTGCATGACGTTCTTCATGTTCAGTATGAAGTTCTGCTTCATGTTCTGATTGAAGTTCTGTTTCGGGTTCTCTATGAAGTTCTGCTTCATGTTCTACATGAAGTTCTGCTTCATGTTCTGCATGAAGTTCTGCTTCATGTTCTACATGAAGTTCTGCTTCATGTTCTGCATGAAGTTCTGCTTCGGGTTCTGCATGAAGTTCTGCTTTAGGTTCTGCTTCATGTTCTGCGTGAAGTTCTGCTTCATGTTCTGCATGAAGTTCTGTTTCAGGTTCTGAATTAAGTTCTGCTTCGTGTTCTGTTTGAAGTTCTGTTTCAGGTTCTGCATGAAGTTCTGCTTCATGTTCTGTATGAAGTTCTGCTTCATGATCAGTATGAAGTTCTGCTTCATGTTCTACATGAAGTTCTGCTTCATGATCAGTATGAAGTTCTGCTTCATGTTCTACATGAAGTTCTGCTTCATGTTCTACATGAAGTTCTGCTTcatgttctgtttcatgttttgCATGAAGTCCTGTTTCAGGTTCTGAATTAAGTTCTGCTTCGTGTTCTGCTTCAGGTTCTATATTAAATTCTGCTTCATGTTCTGCGTGAAGTTCTGCTTCAGGTTCTGCATGAAGTTCTGCTTCATGTTCTGCGTGAAGTTCTGCTTCATGTTCTGTATGAAGTTCTGCTTCATGTTCTGTATGAAGTTCTGCTTCATGTTCTGTATGAAGTTCTGCTTCATGTTCTGCTTCAGGTTTTGAATTAAGTTCTGCTTCATGTTTTGTATGAAGTTCTGCTTCATGTTCTGTATGAAGTTCTGCTTCATGTTCTGTATGAAGTTCTGCTTCATGTTCTGTATGAAGTTCTGCTTCATGTTCTGCTTCAGGTTTTGAATTAAGTTCTGCTTCATGTTTTGTATGAAGTTCTGCTTCATGTTCTGTATGAAGTTCTGCTTCATGTTCTGTATGAAGTTCTGCTTCATGTTCTGTATGAAGTTCTGCTTCATGTTCTGTATGAAGTTCTGCTTCATGTTCTGTATGAAGTTCTGCTTCATGTTCTGCTTCAGGTTTTGAATTAAGTTCTGCTTCATGTTTTGTATGAAGTTCTGCTTCATGTTCTGTATGAAGTTCTGCTTCATGTTCTGTATGAAGTTCTGCTTCATGTTCTGTATGAAGTTCTGCTTCATGTTCTGCTTCATGTTCTGCATGAAGTTCTGCTTCATGTTTTGTATGAAGTTCTGCTTcatgttctgtttcatgttctgtATGAAGTTCTGCTTCAGGTTCTTCATGAAGTTCTGCATCATGTTCTGCATGAAGTTCTGCTTCATGTTCTGCATGACCTTCTGCATCATGTTCTGCATGAAGTTCTGCTTCACCTCCAGGTACTGCAGCAGCTTCAATTCCGGATTGATCTTCACGTTTTGGATTAGATTCAGCTTTATTCGTTAATCTCATTTCATCCTTTGACTCGTTAGCCACTTTGTAATCCGACGTGAATTTTCTACCAGTCTCTTCGTTGCGAATACTCTTCGCTGTCCTTTCTTCAGCCTCGGAACTTTCATTATCTTCTTTAGTTTCATTTTGATCAAATGGTTCTTCGTCAGCTTCTAACAGATCTTCGTGTTGCGATTCTTCGTGTTGCGATTCTTCGTGTTGCGAATCTTCGTGTTGCGATTCTTCATGTTGCGATTCTTTGTGTTGCGATTCTTCGTGTTGCTGTTCTTCGTGTTGCTGTTCTTCGTGTTGCTGTTCTTCGTGTTGCTGTTCTTCGTGTTGCTGTTCTTCGTGTTGCGGTTCTTTGTGTTGCGATTCTTCGTGTTGCTGTTCTTCGTGTTGCGATTCTTCGTGTTGCGATTCTTCGTGTTGCTGTTCTTTGTGTTGCGATTCTTCGTGTTGCTGTTCTTCGTGTTGCTGTTCTTCGTGTTGCTGTTCTTCGTGTTGCGATTCTTCGTGTTGCGATTCTTCATGTTGCGATTCTTCATGTTGCTGTTCTTCGTGTTGCGATTCTTCATGTTGCTGTTCTTCGTGTTGCGATTCTTCGTGTTGCTGTTCTTCGTGTTGCGATTCTTCGTGTTGCGATTCTTCGTGTTGCGATTCTTCGTGTTGCTGTTCTTCGTGTTGCTGTTCTTCGTGTTGCTGTTCTTCGTGTTGCTGTTCTTCGTGTTGCTGTTCTTCGTGTTGCTGTTCTTCATGTTGCGATTCTTCGTGTTGCGGTTCTTCGTGCTGTAGTTCGTCCTCAGCATGAAGAACTTTTCCCTCTTTCGTTTTTATTTCTCCCGCAACTTCTAGTTTTGCCTCAGATTGGAATTCAGACTCGTGTTTCGTGTCATACTGAGATTCCACCCTTAGTTCAGATTTTGCATCATTccctttcttccttttctccttaGATCCTACTCCACTACCACTCAAGAATGGCTTCAGATCGGCGAATGGTTCTTGATCAGCATCTCCCTCAACGTTCCTTACCACTGAGACCTTGGAAGTGGGTCTACCTTCACTCTTCAGCGTCTCAAGTTCGTCTTCAGATGCATGTTTCATTTGAGCTTCGTTAGTTTTAACACCAGATTGGTCTTCACTCTTTGTCTGAGGATCGTCTTGTTGCTGGGAGCCATCTTTAGTCGTGACGTGATTCAAGACTGGAGATTTGTCCTCTGCAGGAGGGTCTTCTTGGGCGGGAGAGCCTTCTTGAGGTGAGGGCTCTACCTCGGTGTCGTCAACCGCTGCTTGAGAAGCGTCGTCTGCACCCTCGACAGGAGACTTGTCCGCCACTGCATCCTGTGAAAATGGAATGTAAATTAAGTTTTACAAGAATTCGTTATTACGAATCATTCTCTGAATTGAGAATTTTAGTcatatatatttgtatttttatGTACAATGGAATTAAAGAGAGAGACCAGGGATGATTGATCTTATGTTGCTATAACATGAGACGGACATTAAGAAGAGCGTGTATACAGACTGCTCAGTCAGGACTTACACCACCAGGAGAAACTTCAAGTAGGATCGTAGAGGAGGATTCTGTTACAGGCTGTGATTCTGGTGAGAAATGCGGCTCTTCTGTGGCATTTGATTCTAGTGTGGTCCATGATTCTGAGTTGACCTGGGGCTGTGGGTTGAGTGGAGGTTCTAGGGctgactgtgtggtgtgttgtgtggcgaggtgctgggaggagagagaggtggtgggcgGGTAACTGTCAGTGACCTGCCTCTTCGCCTGGGACGAGTCGCTGGGTTGACAGCCTGTGACATCTTTTGGGTCGTGTTCTGCCTCTGATCTCCGCGGCGGacgtcccatcaccaccacacacaccgctGCCAACACCGCCTGCAAAGAAAGTGTTTCATTAAAATTTGTATTTAAAACAAAACATTTGGGTGTAATTATATTGCGCAGTAATATTCTGAAACACTAAATTTAGCTCTACATTGATGATATTAATATGTTTCGAAGTCGGTGCTAAGCGCTTTATCTTAATAATTAATTACATATTTGGTTTATAGTCATTACCCACAGGAACCAAGATTAATGCAATTTGCATCGAAGGAATTTTAAGGTCGTCTCTTTAGGCTAGTAATTCTTAGCGAGACCAAATTTCCAGACCAGGGTGTCAACATCTTtgtatttttatcgtatttttacaaACAAATTAAAACATTCTGTATTTATATCtccagaaaaaaaatatatatttgctgGTTACTGCACATATTTATGTCAAAGATAAGCCAGCAAGATGACTATTACATGTCGTGTTGCTACTGTGTGAATGATCCTGGTGAAGAAAATGGATAATTTGAACGTCAGTGTTCActtgtattgttgttgttatagatttagctactcgaagcaagttccaagtagcacgggctatggtgagcccgtaacttgcctggcacaggagcggggcaagtagcacgggctatggtgagcccgtagtggacttacctggcacaggagcggtcacTTGTAGATGTACGGGCCCCATAGTAAACCTGGCAACAACGGGGGATATATAAACCGAGAGGTGGGCCCAAAGTCTCGGTGTGTTTACACTCGTTGTAAACAGAGTTGACTGTAGCCCTACACCACATTCAGGACTAATATATACTTGATGATTGGGCAGCACGCtactcttacgggctcaccatagcccatgctacatggacacgtcgttctgagtagctaaatctgaaacaacaacagcaCGCTACTGTGATGGCCCTGATAATCATTccaaaggttgataggccttaagaccAACACCAAATCCAAACAAGCGATAGGTTGTCataagagggaggaaggggggaggggggaaggagagggggaagcGTCAAGAATGCTCATGGAATTccttccacaccccccccccccccccaatactctGCCTCGGCTTAGCTCGTTCAAATCGTTAATCTCACAGCCCACAGCCTCGgaaaatgtttttgttgttaaagattcgccacctggaacaaaaagttccaagtaacacgggctatggtgagcccgtagcctcGGAAAagctataagcttcactttaggcAAAGCTCGCAGGCGCGTGAACACATTAACAATGACATAAATGATTGTCCCGCGTCTAGATGGCGCCACCAGAGAGTAACTCGTCGCAAacctaaaataacctaaaatGCTATCTTTATGTTTATAACCTAAAATGTTATCTTTATGTTTATAAcctaaaatgttatatttatgtttataACCTAAAATGTTATCTTTATGTTTTTTGTACAAGAATTTCTCCAATAACATTATTTTCTCCTTCGGAATAGCGATTTTTGTTTTCTAACTTTCTTTCGGGAATGTTATTTTTCCCCGCAAGATAAACTTGTCTCAGCGATTGagatgttttctctctctcaagtcgttaactttatttcaagttacaATTACcataattaaattatatattttttaatttatctATTTATTAAATGATTTGTTTACTTCTTTATTTATCGTTGTAATTATGGTATTTTTTTTACTGTTATTATAAAAGTGGCTTTTGAGAATTACCAGGAACCAGTAGCATCGAtatgctacaacaccacacacctgctaccacacaTAACACACCTGAACGCCACACGCCTGCACGCTACACACATCTGCACACTACACCTGCACGCCACACATCACACACCTGCACTCCATACACAACACGCCTGAACGCCACACACCTGCGCTCCACAAAAGTGTATATTCACCAAAttttgtttgcgggggttgagctttggctctttggtcccgcctctcaaccgtcaatcaactggtgtacaggttcctgagcttactgggctctatcatatctacacttgaaactgtgtatggagtcagcctccaccacatcactgcctaatgtctgCGCGGAAGGGAACGAAAGGTGTGGCGCATGGGGACTGTGGCCCCCTTGATGGGTTAAGGGAAGGTGTGGCGCATGGGGACTGTGGCCCCTTGATGGGTTAAGGGAAGGTGTGGCGCATGGGGACTGTGGCCCCTTGATGGGTTAAGGGAAGGTGTGGCGCATGGATGGAGGggaatggagggggaggggggttgtgccATGTTTTAGTGCCGTAATATTAGGGGGTCGATGCGGGCCAGCGCGCACCCAGCACGGGCCTCCCATGACCCTCTCACCCACCGTCACGTGAGGGCGGTGGCACTATTCCCACCTGAGAAAGCATGAATGAAAAATAAAATTGATAAAGATATCCATCGCGAAAAGGGAATTTTAATGTCAGATCATTAAGTATACTGTTGGGATAAACATACGGGTTTTTGTACATATTTAAATAATTGTATATTTTGGGGGGCATAGTGAATATCTCAAGCGAAAACACTAGTAGAGAACGGGCTTGTGAAGATATGATGTTTGCtctacaagggagccggtcggccgagcggacagcacgctggacttgtgatcctgtggtcctgggttcgatcccaggcgccggcgagaaacaatgggcagagtttctttcaccctaagcccctgt
The sequence above is drawn from the Procambarus clarkii isolate CNS0578487 chromosome 57, FALCON_Pclarkii_2.0, whole genome shotgun sequence genome and encodes:
- the LOC123744947 gene encoding uro-adherence factor A; translation: MRWFLVAVLAAVCVVVMGRPPRRSEAEHDPKDVTGCQPSDSSQAKRQVTDSYPPTTSLSSQHLATQHTTQSALEPPLNPQPQVNSESWTTLESNATEEPHFSPESQPVTESSSTILLEVSPGGDAVADKSPVEGADDASQAAVDDTEVEPSPQEGSPAQEDPPAEDKSPVLNHVTTKDGSQQQDDPQTKSEDQSGVKTNEAQMKHASEDELETLKSEGRPTSKVSVVRNVEGDADQEPFADLKPFLSGSGVGSKEKRKKGNDAKSELRVESQYDTKHESEFQSEAKLEVAGEIKTKEGKVLHAEDELQHEEPQHEESQHEEQQHEEQQHEEQQHEEQQHEEQQHEEQQHEESQHEESQHEESQHEEQQHEESQHEEQQHEESQHEEQQHEESQHEESQHEESQHEEQQHEEQQHEEQQHEESQHKEQQHEESQHEESQHEEQQHEESQHKEPQHEEQQHEEQQHEEQQHEEQQHEEQQHEESQHKESQHEESQHEDSQHEESQHEESQHEDLLEADEEPFDQNETKEDNESSEAEERTAKSIRNEETGRKFTSDYKVANESKDEMRLTNKAESNPKREDQSGIEAAAVPGGEAELHAEHDAEGHAEHEAELHAEHDAELHEEPEAELHTEHETEHEAELHTKHEAELHAEHEAEHEAELHTEHEAELHTEHEAELHTEHEAELHTKHEAELNSKPEAEHEAELHTEHEAELHTEHEAELHTEHEAELHTEHEAELHTEHEAELHTKHEAELNSKPEAEHEAELHTEHEAELHTEHEAELHTEHEAELHTKHEAELNSKPEAEHEAELHTEHEAELHTEHEAELHTEHEAELHAEHEAELHAEPEAELHAEHEAEFNIEPEAEHEAELNSEPETGLHAKHETEHEAELHVEHEAELHVEHEAELHTDHEAELHVEHEAELHTDHEAELHTEHEAELHAEPETELQTEHEAELNSEPETELHAEHEAELHAEHEAEPKAELHAEPEAELHAEHEAELHVEHEAELHAEHEAELHVEHEAELHREPETELQSEHEAELHTEHEERHADPEAELHADPEAELHADPEAELHAELQVQSYPELEADHETESHNGSGVSSDLDPENGPDIKPETNPEAELEVELDERNAKVLAASGAEYHIEPQAHTHEVLESEPNIELEVKPHSELEELSELNPYLEPEKLPETNHSEPGTPHETSHTDLESPPEASHSESEALPEASHLKLEALPEDHDRLSEARHSEIEALPEASYSEREVLRKVNHSEREASHSEHETQPEANHSEPEISHSEHESLHETNHSEPKALLETNHSELEELSETNHSDPEILPDASQSEIEAVPEETSEAHSYTEPGVENHSESEEEPQTERDAIIETESYSTHEPIPESNPKDDTETTQVDESETETEAKDENEADDGPEKQAGGEASSEEQDDQVTSDSELVEVKVKSKYRNGRGDDIVEGDLDSIYLHDIFEAENKCNDTIEDITDEEENHVTSTILESLPNGSQEEDDGAESDLSEVENSNASATAAEHVHEADQKPCKCKESLEDHGMQGDANDVSNHDDSHGNTLHETHLEENNHSSNDGDESHSDLHSESPPQDHENSGKALHSHSTKQAIHNTVSSEEKGKSPNSSERENEEDTSLGAIEDDTSLEVVEDHTSLEVVEDDTSLAVVEEDTSLDDDFQEVRKEKHIDLDEEDIMAGNTLEENNKMDNESVDDNPDNRDFSVDHESNVDHESSEVHESPAEHQSNIDHESSIEHKSNVDHDSVDHGSAEHEPNVNHDSVDHESSEEHEPNVDHESVDHGSSAEHEPNVDHASTMEPEVIFEDKSHVDVSEENSEDVTTQTDVELEKAGHGSDHKAGADPGSDVDGPLEDQPDGLGKQETIDVAHNSETEDDFHLDDHSRVEHEAEIIVENFDYNGHKKLENAGGEFSEQETESKLEQQPTLTTAVKSDSEEQIETTDFELNGKLERGRKAKLIKQSKSKVGLTSSPKIESELDDNINPELERVSDPTSGHDAILESTSKPELQTEPQVESESQFKVKPESETDSQGEVEPDTENETLSVKSEDEPKNTATIELEPKPKYKSQTKAKTKKVSAAEPVEEQKDDNEQQRQPERNTKLMDESHTKPENNTEVEPESEDERELDYKHDPESEPKHAVPASVFEANNESKLETIPESEPETKTVSHSEVEPNSNSEADTELQPTAVLNIEEKQELESETETETESEPERNDSQSTESNTKSFQEWETAGASQLEEKLSHMEVGSWLSAYASGEQDAAQTNHSILEDARAELAPGEGTTETIADQESKEKITLRDLVLTTMSGVSINNNRESHITAEAPKGRSKRASISINNIDVPDVLELEDEGSGAGSIEDEDNGAEDEEAGSEELWNNNIGVDAFVNPEQTDEEFSKLLKSLLVD